The DNA segment CATTATCGTCGCTGATGCTGAGCCCATAAGCTACCTTGCAATTAGCACAACCAATAGAAGACGAATCAATCTAATGATGGTGATGAAACATAATGATATCGATGATGATAACCGTGGTAATGTAGCATAGGAATAATAAATATGATATTCATTTTTGTTAggaaaagttatgatgatgatgttgatgataaTAATAACGCATGCATATGGTAATACAGCGCAATGACGGCCATAATAATACAACGTGTTTATTAAACGAATAAACTATATTGTGCGGATCCTAATTCCTATTCTACCCCTAACAACTATAGGATTGCCCTCCCCAAAACCCTTCTCAAAGCCCAAGAAGTGCCGTTTCCCGTCCTCTTATCCACTCGCTCTCTCCCCCTCTCCCTCGGTGACGCTCCCCATTCTCCCACCTATGGCGGCGACCATCCCCTCGAACGGCCTTTGCGCTTCCGCCTTCCTCACCGCCGATCatcccctccgccgccgcctcgcGGCCTCCGTCGCGTTCCCTCTCCACCGGAGGGCCGCGTCGGCGACGGCGGTGCGAGCGGCCTCTTCCTCCAAGCCTGCCTCGGGGGCGGGAGCGAGGCCAGCGAGGGGCATCACCAGGCCCCGTCCCGTCTCCCCTGCAATGCAGGCCCTCGTCGGCGTGCCGGAGATCCCCCGCACCCAGGCGCTCAAGCTCATCTGGGCTTATATTAAGGAGCACAACCTCCAGGTTACCCCCACCTTTCTGTTTGTGGCCTCCCCCTTTTCCTTTTCTTCAACTAGTGATACACGTTTCCTTCTGTTTCATTTTTGGCCTCTAAGCTTAAGGCGTCCTCGATCTATGTATACCCTTGATTTGTGTTGTGATGAGAAAGATTAATCCTACATCGTGGTCTCTCGTCCTCGATCTTTTTCCTCCTTTCATTGTATTCATGGCGTGTATGGTTGTCtctttctttatcttttcctttttatgtggcaAGGAACGCAAGAACATGGCATGAAGTTCTCGCTTTAAGATGATAGGCGAATTTTAGTAGAATGCATGGATGCTTTTGTACTGATTTCatgaattgtttccatttaactttgagatattatattatattggtTTATGGCCTTCGAATGAGGGGATTTTTTGGATGAACTGAGTGTTGATAAGATTATGGTTTTCTTTTTATATCTGCAAATCTGGAGAGACATGATTACAAGTGAAAGCTTAGTACAAATATGTGATTATCATAACTGTAAAGTTGAATAGATTGAATGGTCTTTTAgtagattgaaatgatatgaacatATGCTTTAGTTAATTCCTTGTGTCATAGAGACCGCTGTATAGGATACAGAATTGCACGTGTTTTAAACTTTATGGGAGCATAGGGAAGTTGAAGTTAGGTTACTGAATTAATGGTTTGCAGGAAAATGCATTCACTTAGAATTAATGGTAAATGCCTTATGGGAAGGATTACAAGAAAAAAATGCCCTTAATGATATGTATTATTTTGGGGGAGGTGCTATAAGTCTATGTTTCTGAGAGACTGAAACTTTGTGTGGATCATCAGAGCATTTAGAGGTCATTTTGCAATGATTTTAACATGCACAAAACAGAGAAGTTGAAGTACAAAAGAGTATGGAGAGCTTGGTTGAGTATATTGAAGGATGGTGTAGAAACAAAATTTTTTATGCCCTCCATGTATTTGATATTGGAATCAGTAGGTTTGACATATTGTTGTAAAATGATATCAGTTGAACAAAGTTCTAACTATGTTGAACATTTATGAACCAGTAGGAGCTGAACAGGATGATATCTTGAATATTGGTTCAGGCAAAGATGTCGATTTAGTCTTTTCCATTCTAAGTTGTAATTATTTGAATTCTAAGGGGGCTTTCAGCCATGTTTTATAATAGTTAAAGGCTGTTTAATCATTGTCATATGTGTCTGTCTTTAGAACTATTATTATGGAGCCTtggttataaaattaaaaatctgGGCCCTGATTTTTCCCTTAATCTTGTTGAGTTAGCTTCTGCAGTTTCTGTTATAATTGTGCAAGTAGTCTGAATTTCTGTACACTTGATCCTATATTTTATTAGAGTTCACAAGGTATTTTCTTTTAGATTCAACTATATCTGTTTATTGTGCCATTCTTCTACTAAGAACAGGAAACTAACATTTGCTATGTTTGATCAAACTAAGATTCTTCTGCAATCATAGATTTGGCTAGCGTTGATTCTATCTTCTGCATCTATCTACCTTCATACAATTTGTAATACTAAATAGGAACTTTTCATGACTCCTGTAAAATCTGAGTAGAAGTATGTTAACAGTGAGTGTGCATGTGTATGCACAAATTTTGTTACTGATGCATTTGACATTGACTTGCCCTACCACTAAAGTTGACTTTGCTTGAGTCTGCTATCCGTCTAGCCTTTTTTTTATTGGTGTCAACTTACCATGTAATACTTTAGG comes from the Musa acuminata AAA Group cultivar baxijiao chromosome BXJ1-10, Cavendish_Baxijiao_AAA, whole genome shotgun sequence genome and includes:
- the LOC103968555 gene encoding protein TRI1-like; the encoded protein is MAATIPSNGLCASAFLTADHPLRRRLAASVAFPLHRRAASATAVRAASSSKPASGAGARPARGITRPRPVSPAMQALVGVPEIPRTQALKLIWAYIKEHNLQDPENKKIIVCDEKLKAIFGGRDRVGFLEISGLINPHFSK